A single genomic interval of Thermoleophilia bacterium harbors:
- a CDS encoding VCBS repeat-containing protein — MSSSVAFRGIRQWKLLVCGIALFTLGMFASASQAKAVNFVPATDFAAGTNPASLAIGDLNGDTFLDFAVANQDSNDLSVLLGTGTGSFGAAATYATGAGPNQVAIGKLNGDDFPDLVTANLSSDNISVLLGTGNGTFGPATNIAVGTAPTSVAIGDLNGDTLPDLTVVNGGTGTGNGNVSVLLATSPGNFGAPTNFTAGSGPFWVAIGDVDGDSFLDLAVTSVNSGEVWVLLGTGTGSFGAGDPYEVGIGPTSVAIGDLNGDGIRDVAVANQISDNVSVLLGDGDGFLGDATNFATGTNPYSVAIGDLNGDGKPDLVTANYGSSNASVLLGTGNGSFGAPSNFEVGSYPESIAIGDLNGDSFPDLGVANSQSANVSVLLNADPVLTAIPTSLTFGPQPAGTIGPAQSVSVNVNSGSGTISRVRLTASDAEDFIVARDDCTGETVPAPGNCIIKVRFAPSSASAKSASLVITSIGQPSPLVVPLNGTGGPVPMGPTGSTGSTGSTGAIGSTGSTGSTGPGLTGNTGLTGATGPSGPTGDTGPTGTTGPHSTLPTVTKLIRNTVRVPASGRFAVVKVSCPETSPGESCRITSATGKASIGRDEKKVATKLDVLYPEKVAQGKTIRVQLVVPSKFRDRLKKGRKSGVSSFGIKVVSGNGGRLAWKSLRNGLMR, encoded by the coding sequence ATGAGTTCGTCCGTCGCGTTTCGAGGTATTCGTCAGTGGAAGCTGCTCGTCTGCGGAATCGCCCTGTTCACGCTGGGGATGTTTGCATCGGCTTCCCAGGCAAAGGCAGTCAACTTCGTCCCCGCCACTGATTTCGCCGCCGGCACCAATCCGGCATCACTCGCTATCGGTGACCTGAACGGCGACACCTTCCTCGACTTCGCGGTCGCCAACCAGGACTCCAATGACCTATCGGTCCTGCTCGGTACCGGTACCGGCTCCTTCGGAGCGGCCGCTACGTACGCAACTGGCGCCGGCCCCAATCAGGTAGCGATCGGCAAGCTGAACGGCGATGACTTCCCCGACCTCGTGACCGCAAACTTATCCTCCGATAACATTTCAGTACTGCTTGGTACCGGCAACGGCACCTTTGGCCCGGCCACCAACATCGCCGTCGGTACCGCCCCGACATCGGTCGCGATCGGCGACCTGAACGGGGACACTTTGCCCGACCTCACGGTTGTGAACGGGGGGACCGGCACCGGTAACGGCAACGTTTCGGTCCTGCTTGCCACCAGCCCAGGCAACTTCGGCGCGCCTACCAACTTCACCGCCGGTTCCGGCCCGTTCTGGGTCGCGATAGGCGACGTGGATGGTGACTCCTTCCTCGATCTTGCGGTCACAAGCGTAAATTCAGGCGAGGTGTGGGTCCTGCTGGGCACCGGCACCGGCAGTTTCGGCGCAGGAGACCCCTACGAAGTCGGCATTGGCCCGACATCGGTCGCAATCGGTGATCTGAACGGGGACGGCATACGCGACGTCGCGGTCGCAAATCAGATCTCCGACAACGTCTCAGTCTTGCTCGGCGACGGCGACGGCTTTCTTGGAGATGCAACCAATTTCGCCACCGGTACCAACCCGTATTCAGTTGCGATCGGTGACTTGAACGGGGACGGCAAACCCGACCTTGTGACCGCTAATTACGGCTCCAGCAACGCTTCGGTCCTGCTTGGAACCGGCAACGGAAGTTTCGGGGCGCCCTCCAACTTCGAAGTCGGCAGTTACCCGGAATCAATTGCGATCGGTGACCTGAATGGCGACTCGTTCCCAGACCTCGGGGTCGCCAACTCCCAATCTGCCAACGTTTCGGTGTTGCTAAATGCCGATCCGGTATTGACGGCCATTCCGACCAGTCTCACCTTCGGTCCTCAGCCTGCCGGGACGATCGGTCCCGCCCAGTCGGTGAGCGTCAACGTGAACAGCGGCAGCGGGACGATCAGCCGGGTACGTTTGACCGCCTCCGACGCTGAAGACTTCATCGTTGCCAGGGACGACTGCACCGGCGAGACCGTTCCGGCTCCGGGCAACTGCATCATCAAGGTGCGTTTTGCACCCTCGAGTGCCAGCGCAAAGAGCGCCAGCTTGGTGATAACGAGCATCGGCCAGCCATCACCCTTGGTCGTGCCTCTCAACGGCACGGGGGGCCCGGTCCCGATGGGCCCCACCGGCAGCACGGGGTCGACTGGCTCCACGGGAGCCATCGGCAGTACCGGATCAACTGGCTCCACGGGACCGGGATTGACCGGCAATACCGGATTGACCGGGGCCACCGGACCTAGTGGCCCGACCGGCGACACCGGACCTACCGGAACCACTGGTCCCCACTCGACTCTGCCTACCGTTACCAAGCTCATCAGGAACACCGTCAGGGTTCCCGCGTCCGGCAGGTTCGCGGTGGTGAAGGTCAGCTGTCCCGAGACATCCCCGGGCGAGAGTTGCCGGATCACCTCGGCAACCGGCAAGGCCAGCATTGGTCGCGACGAGAAGAAGGTCGCAACCAAGCTCGACGTGCTCTATCCGGAAAAGGTCGCCCAGGGCAAGACCATCAGGGTTCAGCTCGTGGTTCCTTCGAAGTTCAGGGACCGTTTGAAGAAGGGACGAAAGTCCGGAGTCTCGAGTTTCGGCATCAAGGTGGTTTCCGGCAACGGAGGCCGCCTCGCCTGGAAGTCGCTCCGCAACGGGTTGATGCGTTAG